ATATAAATCATCTTTGCGAAACATTCTTTTTAGAAGATAAGCAATACGTGTTGATAAAGAAATAAAGGATATTACACTATTTAATTAACGGGTGCATTAGTGCAAAAGAGAATAAACCAAAAAGGACTTCCACGGAATTGGAAGTCCTTTTTCTATAACTATCAACATCCAGCTTTAACAGAGCCAAATCATTAAGGACTGGCTGCTCACCTTGTCTGTCAGTATAATACCTTCTCCAATTTTATCTCGTCTCTGATTGGAATCCCGTCGTTTCCTTCTAATGGGATCTCTGGCTTCAACCTCCTTGCTTCGTCTACTGCATATCTTAAGAGTTGTGCTAACTCATAGCCTCGTTTCTGGTAGAACTTAAGTGCTAACAAATTGTCATTAGTCGTTATGAGGTTTATACACTTGCACTCATTCTCTAATGCAGTTCTCTCTACTGCTTGCAATAGTGAGGTGCCTATCCCTTTGTTCTCTTCCATGCTATCTAAAGAGATAATTTCGCATTCGTCTTTGATGATTATGTATGTGATTAACCCTATAATTGCGTTGTTTGAATCGAATACGGCATACCCATTTAATTGACTGCAATCATAGATGCCAGAAGAAATAACCATTTCTGTGGTACCCCATTGCACTTCAAAGAAATGATTAACTTTAGACTTTGAAATCTCACTAGTTGCTACAATCTCCATGATTTGACCTCCGAATAAGTGATAAGTATAGACTCTGGTCTACTTTCAAGGAAACAAACCCATCGCCCTTTCTTACTAGTTACTAAGATACGATTCTCTGTTACAGTCTTAATACTGCTTACTCAACCTCTGCTCGTTGGAGTTTGGGGTATACTCTACACTAATAGTAGCGTGTGGAAGACCGATATCGTATTTTAATCGATCTATTAAT
The sequence above is drawn from the Pontibacillus halophilus JSM 076056 = DSM 19796 genome and encodes:
- a CDS encoding GNAT family N-acetyltransferase, coding for MEIVATSEISKSKVNHFFEVQWGTTEMVISSGIYDCSQLNGYAVFDSNNAIIGLITYIIIKDECEIISLDSMEENKGIGTSLLQAVERTALENECKCINLITTNDNLLALKFYQKRGYELAQLLRYAVDEARRLKPEIPLEGNDGIPIRDEIKLEKVLY